One stretch of Nocardia mangyaensis DNA includes these proteins:
- a CDS encoding NADH-quinone oxidoreductase subunit M has protein sequence MNSFPWLTTLWLAPAIGAGLVLAVPAGRRNLARSLAFAVSIGVLTLAVTLTIRFQPGGEQYQFVEAHEWIPAFGVGYTLGLDGIATALVLLTAVLMPLLILAGWNDDTATGEGRKTTQIYMALMLLVESMVLISFLSLDILLFYIFFEAMLIPMYFLIGGFGSRTADLAVRAQRSRAAVKFLLYNLFGGLIMLAAVIGLYVLTAQAGLGEGSAGTFDLRIVVAAANNGELGGSTAVLNALFLGFMFAFAVKAPLWPLHTWLPDAAVSATPSSAVLMMAVVDKVGTFGMLRYCLLLFPLASDTFAPLVITLAVIGVLYGALLAIGQTDVMRLIAYTSISHFGFIILGIFAMTSQSQSGAALYMVNHGLSTAALFLIAGFLVSRRGTRLIADFGGVQKVAPVLAGTFFIAGLATLSLPGLAPFVSEFLVLVGTFSKYKVAAVFATGALVLAAIYILWLYQRLMTGPLKKGNEHLRDLVPRELAVVVPLLVALLVLGLYPKPVLDLVNPAVGQTLSTIGKQDPAPTVPAPEAGAATTPAGGHK, from the coding sequence GTGAACTCGTTTCCCTGGCTGACGACACTGTGGCTGGCCCCCGCGATCGGCGCGGGCCTGGTGCTCGCCGTTCCCGCTGGTCGTCGAAACCTGGCCCGGAGCTTGGCTTTCGCGGTCTCGATCGGCGTGCTCACACTGGCGGTCACGCTCACCATCCGGTTCCAGCCCGGCGGCGAGCAGTATCAGTTCGTCGAAGCGCACGAATGGATTCCGGCGTTCGGCGTGGGTTACACCCTCGGCCTGGACGGTATCGCCACCGCGCTCGTGCTGCTCACCGCCGTACTGATGCCACTGCTGATCCTGGCGGGCTGGAACGACGACACCGCGACCGGTGAGGGCCGCAAGACCACGCAGATCTACATGGCGTTGATGCTGCTGGTCGAGTCGATGGTGCTGATCTCGTTCCTGTCCCTAGACATCCTGCTGTTCTACATCTTCTTCGAAGCCATGCTCATCCCGATGTACTTCCTCATCGGCGGCTTCGGTTCCCGCACGGCCGATCTCGCGGTGCGCGCCCAGCGCTCGCGGGCCGCGGTGAAGTTCCTGCTGTACAACCTGTTCGGCGGCCTGATCATGCTCGCCGCGGTGATCGGGCTGTATGTGCTGACCGCGCAGGCGGGGCTGGGCGAAGGCTCGGCGGGCACCTTCGATCTGCGGATCGTGGTCGCGGCGGCCAACAACGGCGAGCTCGGCGGCAGCACCGCGGTGCTCAACGCGCTGTTCCTCGGGTTCATGTTCGCTTTCGCGGTGAAGGCGCCGCTGTGGCCGCTGCACACCTGGCTGCCCGACGCGGCGGTCTCGGCGACCCCGTCGAGCGCGGTGCTGATGATGGCGGTGGTCGACAAGGTCGGCACCTTCGGCATGCTGCGCTACTGTCTGCTGCTGTTCCCTCTGGCCTCGGACACCTTCGCGCCGTTGGTGATCACGCTCGCGGTGATCGGCGTGCTCTACGGCGCGCTGCTGGCCATCGGGCAGACCGATGTGATGCGCCTGATCGCCTACACCTCGATCTCGCACTTCGGATTCATCATCCTCGGCATCTTCGCCATGACCAGTCAGTCCCAGTCCGGTGCGGCGCTGTACATGGTGAACCACGGATTGTCCACGGCCGCGCTGTTCCTCATCGCCGGTTTCCTGGTCTCGCGGCGCGGGACCAGGCTCATCGCCGACTTCGGCGGGGTACAGAAGGTCGCGCCGGTGCTGGCCGGCACGTTCTTCATCGCGGGCCTTGCCACCTTGTCGCTACCGGGGCTCGCGCCGTTCGTCAGCGAATTCCTGGTCCTGGTCGGCACATTCAGCAAGTACAAGGTGGCGGCGGTATTCGCCACCGGCGCACTGGTGCTGGCCGCGATCTACATCCTGTGGCTGTACCAGCGGTTGATGACCGGTCCGCTGAAGAAGGGCAACGAGCACCTGCGTGATCTGGTCCCCCGCGAACTCGCCGTGGTGGTGCCGCTGCTGGTCGCGCTGCTGGTGCTCGGACTGTATCCGAAACCAGTGCTCGACCTGGTGAATCCAGCAGTGGGGCAGACCCTTTCGACGATCGGTAAGCAGGACCCCGCCCCGACCGTCCCCGCGCCCGAAGCCGGTGCGGCCACCACACCCGCAGGCGGCCACAAATGA
- the nuoL gene encoding NADH-quinone oxidoreductase subunit L translates to MGSATLWLLPAFPLVGAIVVLLLGRLAERWGPYLGTAAAVGAFAVAVVAFVEMLGRPDAERAVHGELFQWVPVDGMAVGFGLQLDQLSICFALLITGVGSLIHVYSLGYMRDDPDRRRFFGYLNLFLAAMLVLVLADNFLVLYLGWEGVGLASYLLIGFWYTKPSAATAAKKAFIVNRVGDMGLAIAMMTMFAAFGSFDFRTVFAAAPGADNGTLTAIGLLLLLAACGKSAQVPLQSWLGDAMEGPTPVSALIHAATMVTAGVYLIARANPIYDLAPNARGAVLAVGAVTLLFGAIIGCAKDDIKKALAASTMSQIGYMILAVGLGPAGYVVAIMHLLTHGFFKAGLFLGAGSVMHAMNDETDMRRYGGLRTLMPITFITFGLGYLAIIGVPPLSGFFSKDKIIEAAFDYGGATGILLGGVTLLGAGLTAFYMTRVMLMTFFGERRWKPDTHPHEAPAVMTGPMILLAFGSVFAGGIFVWGSSLQNWLAPVVGSHHGEPVIPPAVVTGMALTAVAIGVAVAYRKYAETPVPDVAPEKVGVLTTAARKDLYGDAVNEGVFERPGRHLTRALVFLDARGVDGVVNGTAAGIGGLSARIRRVQTGFVRSYALSMFTGAVLVAAALLAVRFW, encoded by the coding sequence ATGGGTAGCGCGACGTTGTGGCTGCTGCCCGCCTTCCCGCTCGTCGGCGCGATCGTTGTGCTGCTGTTGGGGCGCCTCGCCGAGCGCTGGGGTCCGTATCTGGGCACCGCGGCCGCGGTGGGGGCCTTCGCCGTCGCCGTGGTCGCGTTCGTCGAGATGCTCGGTCGTCCCGACGCCGAGCGCGCCGTGCACGGGGAACTGTTCCAGTGGGTCCCGGTCGACGGCATGGCTGTCGGGTTCGGCCTGCAGCTCGATCAGCTCTCGATCTGCTTCGCCCTGCTCATCACCGGTGTCGGCTCGCTGATCCACGTCTACTCGCTCGGCTACATGCGTGACGACCCGGACCGGCGCCGATTCTTCGGCTACCTCAACCTGTTCCTGGCCGCCATGCTCGTGCTGGTCCTCGCCGACAACTTCCTGGTGCTCTACCTGGGCTGGGAAGGCGTGGGTCTGGCGTCCTACCTGCTGATCGGATTCTGGTACACCAAGCCCTCGGCGGCGACGGCGGCCAAGAAGGCGTTCATCGTCAACCGGGTCGGTGACATGGGCCTGGCCATCGCCATGATGACGATGTTCGCGGCCTTCGGCTCCTTCGACTTCCGCACCGTGTTCGCCGCGGCGCCCGGCGCCGACAACGGCACCCTCACCGCGATCGGGCTGCTGCTGTTGCTGGCCGCCTGTGGCAAGTCCGCGCAGGTGCCGCTGCAGTCCTGGCTCGGTGACGCGATGGAGGGCCCGACCCCGGTCTCGGCGCTCATCCACGCCGCCACCATGGTCACCGCGGGTGTGTACCTGATCGCCCGCGCGAACCCGATCTACGACCTCGCCCCCAACGCCAGGGGCGCGGTCCTGGCCGTCGGCGCGGTGACGCTGCTGTTCGGCGCGATCATCGGCTGCGCCAAGGACGACATCAAGAAGGCGCTGGCGGCCTCGACCATGAGCCAGATCGGCTACATGATCCTGGCCGTCGGCCTCGGCCCGGCCGGCTACGTGGTGGCGATCATGCATCTGCTCACCCACGGCTTCTTCAAGGCGGGCCTGTTCCTCGGCGCGGGCTCGGTGATGCACGCGATGAACGACGAGACCGACATGCGCCGCTACGGTGGTCTGCGCACGCTCATGCCGATCACCTTCATCACCTTCGGCCTCGGCTATCTGGCCATCATCGGGGTGCCGCCGCTGTCGGGCTTCTTCTCCAAGGACAAGATCATCGAGGCGGCCTTCGACTACGGCGGCGCCACCGGAATCCTGCTCGGCGGAGTCACCCTCCTCGGCGCGGGGCTGACCGCCTTCTACATGACCCGCGTCATGCTGATGACCTTCTTCGGCGAGCGCCGCTGGAAACCCGACACCCATCCGCACGAGGCACCGGCGGTGATGACGGGACCGATGATCCTGCTGGCGTTCGGTTCGGTGTTCGCGGGCGGCATCTTCGTCTGGGGTTCCTCGCTGCAGAACTGGCTCGCCCCCGTCGTCGGCTCCCATCACGGCGAACCCGTGATTCCCCCCGCGGTGGTCACCGGGATGGCGCTGACCGCGGTCGCGATCGGTGTCGCCGTGGCCTACCGCAAGTACGCCGAGACCCCCGTTCCCGACGTGGCGCCGGAGAAGGTCGGCGTGCTCACCACCGCGGCGCGCAAGGACCTCTACGGTGACGCGGTCAACGAGGGCGTGTTCGAACGTCCCGGTCGTCATCTCACCCGCGCGCTGGTGTTCCTCGACGCGCGCGGTGTCGACGGCGTCGTCAACGGAACGGCCGCCGGGATCGGCGGGCTCTCGGCCCGGATCCGGCGAGTACAGACCGGTTTCGTGCGCTCCTATGCCCTGTCCATGTTCACCGGCGCGGTCCTGGTGGCCGCTGCCCTGCTGGCGGTGAGGTTCTGGTGA
- the nuoK gene encoding NADH-quinone oxidoreductase subunit NuoK, with the protein MNPENYLFLSALLFTIGAAGVLLRRNAIVMFMCIELMLNAVNLAFVTFARLHSNLDGQVIAFFTMVVAAAEVVVGLAIIMTIFRARRSTSVDAASLLRF; encoded by the coding sequence GTGAATCCCGAGAACTACCTGTTCCTGTCCGCGCTGCTGTTCACCATCGGCGCCGCGGGAGTCCTGCTGCGGCGCAACGCCATCGTGATGTTCATGTGCATCGAGTTGATGCTCAACGCGGTGAATCTGGCCTTCGTCACCTTCGCCCGGCTGCACAGCAATCTCGACGGTCAGGTCATCGCGTTCTTCACCATGGTGGTCGCCGCGGCCGAGGTCGTCGTCGGCCTCGCCATCATCATGACGATCTTCCGTGCCCGCCGGTCGACCTCGGTCGACGCCGCCAGTCTGCTGAGGTTCTGA
- a CDS encoding NADH-quinone oxidoreductase subunit J, translating into MTALLAAEIANTATGEAVLFWVLAPIAVLGALGMVTAAKAVHSALCLAATMIALAVFYIAQGALFLGVVQIVVYTGAVMMLFLFVLMLVGVDSPESLRETLRGQRIAAAIVGLGFGLLFIGGIGAALRDSGISFPGTGFGGRDVIGELAELIFLRYVWAFELTGALLITATIGAMVLAHRDQFTPKRGQREMSRDRFRTAGERATPLPTPGVYARHNAVDSPAQLPDGSFAEQSVSTILRHRRNRAHTEALFLAADTTGSRPGGLDSPDVRHDDEEGNR; encoded by the coding sequence ATGACCGCCCTGCTGGCCGCCGAGATCGCCAACACCGCCACCGGCGAGGCGGTGCTGTTCTGGGTGCTCGCCCCGATCGCCGTCCTCGGCGCACTGGGCATGGTGACGGCGGCCAAGGCCGTGCACTCGGCACTGTGCCTGGCCGCCACCATGATCGCGCTCGCGGTGTTCTACATCGCCCAGGGCGCGCTGTTCCTCGGCGTCGTGCAGATCGTGGTCTACACCGGCGCGGTGATGATGCTGTTCCTGTTCGTGCTGATGCTCGTCGGCGTGGACTCGCCGGAGTCACTGCGCGAGACGTTGCGCGGGCAACGGATCGCCGCCGCGATCGTCGGGCTCGGCTTCGGGCTGCTGTTCATCGGCGGCATCGGCGCGGCCCTGCGCGACAGCGGAATCAGCTTCCCCGGAACCGGTTTCGGTGGCCGCGACGTGATCGGCGAACTCGCCGAACTGATCTTCCTGCGGTACGTGTGGGCCTTCGAACTCACCGGCGCCCTGCTGATCACCGCCACCATCGGTGCCATGGTGCTGGCCCACCGCGACCAGTTCACGCCCAAGCGCGGGCAGCGGGAGATGTCGCGCGACCGCTTCCGCACCGCGGGCGAACGCGCCACCCCGCTACCGACACCCGGCGTCTACGCCCGCCACAACGCCGTTGACAGCCCCGCGCAGCTCCCCGACGGCTCCTTCGCCGAACAGTCGGTGAGCACGATCCTGCGTCACCGCCGCAATCGAGCCCACACCGAAGCGCTGTTCTTGGCGGCCGACACCACGGGTTCTCGGCCTGGAGGCCTCGATTCTCCAGACGTCCGGCACGACGACGAGGAAGGCAACCGGTGA